The following are encoded in a window of Methylocystis rosea genomic DNA:
- a CDS encoding DUF6513 domain-containing protein: MSERLLFLTGHLALPRLERMVASFGEAAQEWRIHDIGVKVAALMTQEIIHRRLPRPVQADRVILPGRCRADLAVLTEDFGVAFERGPEEIADLPAYLGRGGAAPDLSRYDMQIFAEIVDASKMSVADISVKARELAAGGADVIDLGCLPDTPFDHLEDTIAALKVHGLKVSVDSANVAELERAARAGVDHLLSLDEATLSILPDNSPVIPILTPRPHGDLDSLQRAARRASARGISAILDPILDPIHFGLAASIARYVELRAREPEAEIMMGTGNLTELTDADSAGVTAAMLGICSELDIRHLLTVQVSPHTRRTLQEHDAARRLMFAARADRALPKGYSDALLQIHDRKPYAATPEEIAALARELRDANFRIDVTQDGVHIYAKGFHHVAADAMALFPHLAVEHDGAHAFYLGAELMKAEIAYKLGKRYRQDEPLDFGVATEINEEDATRFKEMGHTMRKAGEGPAKDAPDT; the protein is encoded by the coding sequence ATGAGCGAGCGCCTGCTGTTCCTCACCGGCCATCTTGCACTGCCGCGGTTGGAGCGCATGGTCGCGAGCTTCGGCGAAGCGGCGCAGGAATGGCGTATCCACGACATTGGCGTGAAGGTCGCGGCGCTCATGACACAGGAGATCATTCACCGGCGCCTGCCGCGACCCGTGCAAGCGGACCGCGTCATATTGCCGGGGCGCTGTCGCGCCGACCTCGCCGTGCTGACCGAGGATTTCGGCGTCGCCTTTGAACGCGGGCCGGAAGAGATCGCGGATCTTCCCGCCTATCTCGGGCGCGGCGGCGCGGCGCCGGATCTCTCGCGGTACGACATGCAGATTTTCGCCGAGATCGTCGACGCGTCAAAGATGAGCGTCGCGGATATTTCGGTCAAGGCGCGCGAACTCGCCGCCGGCGGCGCCGACGTCATCGATCTCGGCTGTCTGCCGGATACGCCTTTCGATCATCTCGAGGACACGATCGCGGCGCTCAAGGTCCACGGCCTGAAGGTGAGCGTCGACTCGGCCAATGTCGCCGAGCTTGAACGCGCGGCGAGGGCCGGCGTCGATCACCTCTTGAGTTTGGACGAAGCAACGCTGTCGATCCTTCCCGACAATTCGCCCGTGATTCCGATTCTGACGCCGCGCCCGCACGGCGATCTCGATTCGCTGCAGCGCGCCGCCCGCCGCGCGAGCGCGCGCGGAATCAGCGCCATTCTCGATCCGATCCTCGATCCGATTCATTTCGGCCTCGCCGCCTCGATCGCCCGCTACGTCGAACTGCGCGCGCGCGAGCCTGAGGCCGAGATCATGATGGGAACGGGCAATCTCACGGAGCTGACCGACGCCGACTCCGCCGGCGTCACCGCGGCGATGCTTGGCATATGCTCCGAGCTCGACATCCGGCATCTGCTGACGGTGCAGGTGTCCCCCCATACGCGGCGAACGCTGCAGGAGCACGACGCCGCGAGGCGGTTGATGTTTGCGGCGCGCGCCGACCGCGCTCTGCCAAAAGGCTATAGCGACGCCCTGCTGCAGATCCACGACCGCAAACCTTATGCTGCAACGCCGGAGGAGATTGCCGCGCTTGCGCGCGAACTGCGCGATGCTAACTTCCGCATAGATGTGACGCAGGACGGCGTGCATATTTACGCGAAAGGGTTCCACCATGTCGCAGCCGACGCGATGGCGCTCTTCCCGCATCTTGCCGTCGAACATGACGGCGCCCACGCTTTTTACCTTGGCGCGGAATTGATGAAAGCCGAGATCGCCTACAAGCTCGGCAAGCGCTATCGTCAAGACGAGCCGCTCGACTTCGGCGTCGCGACGGAGATTAACGAAGAGGACGCGACGCGCTTCAAGGAAATGGGTCACACGATGCGCAAAGCGGGCGAAGGACCTGCAAAAGATGCCCCTGATACATGA
- a CDS encoding uridylate kinase codes for MPSSNAPLVVKLGGSLNASPALADWLAALKRYPRPLTIVPGGGPFADAVRAAQPTMRYDDETAHAMAVLAMEQYALALANRDDSLELAASRGAIAAAHARGQIALWRPSAMVAAADDIAPSWDVTSDSLAAWLAKKMGACALMLIKSVDVGDGALLTEIVRKGVVDSALPDYLDGTPLFIAGPSSLPRAAALLADGVPPGAAIANFPTRKFA; via the coding sequence ATGCCGTCAAGTAACGCGCCCCTCGTCGTCAAACTCGGCGGAAGCCTGAATGCTTCCCCGGCGCTCGCCGATTGGCTTGCGGCGCTGAAGCGCTATCCGCGGCCGCTGACGATCGTTCCCGGCGGCGGACCCTTCGCCGACGCGGTGCGCGCCGCGCAGCCGACAATGCGCTACGACGATGAGACCGCGCACGCCATGGCGGTTCTGGCGATGGAGCAATATGCGCTGGCGCTCGCGAATCGTGACGATTCGCTGGAGCTCGCGGCCTCTCGTGGCGCAATCGCAGCGGCGCACGCTCGAGGACAAATCGCCCTTTGGCGGCCGAGCGCCATGGTCGCCGCCGCAGATGACATTGCGCCCTCCTGGGACGTTACCTCCGACAGTCTCGCCGCCTGGCTTGCCAAAAAAATGGGCGCTTGCGCGCTGATGCTGATCAAGAGCGTCGATGTCGGCGATGGCGCCTTACTCACCGAGATTGTGCGCAAGGGCGTTGTCGATTCGGCGCTTCCGGATTATCTCGATGGAACGCCGCTCTTTATCGCCGGCCCCTCGTCTCTCCCGCGCGCCGCCGCGCTTCTTGCCGATGGCGTCCCGCCGGGCGCAGCCATCGCAAATTTTCCAACGCGGAAGTTCGCCTGA
- the thrS gene encoding threonine--tRNA ligase, whose translation MVAVTFPDEASRQFEAGVSGVDIAKSISPSLAKRSVAMTLDGALVDLARPIERDARIEFVTREDPRALELIRHDAAHVLAEAVQELYPGTQVTIGPVIENGFYYDFFRAEPFTLEDLPAIEKKMREIVARDAKITREVWNRDDAKQWFLTKGEIFKGELIDSIKSDEPLSVYRQGQWLDLCRGPHMPSVGKVGTAFKLMKVAGAYWRGDSTKPMLSRIYGTAWTTQEELDAYLHRLEEAERRDHRRLGREMDLFHFQEEGPGAIFWHPKGWALFQNVISYMRRRLKADYQEVNAPLLLDKSLWETSGHWEWFRENMFVSAPAREQTDEDRLYAIKPMNCPGHIQIFKHGLKSYRDLPLRMAEFGVVHRYEPSGALHGLLRVRAFTQDDAHVFCTEAQMAEECLKINDLILSTYADFGFEEVVVKLSTRPEKRVGSDEAWDEAEAIMTRVLSDIEAGSGGRIKTGINPGEGAFYGPKFEYTLRDAIGREWQCGTTQVDFNLPSRFGAYYIGPDSEKKTPVMIHRAIFGSLERFTGILIEHFAGHLPLWLSPLQIVICTITQDADDYAYEVAAAARKLGLSVEVDSRNEKITYKVREHSLAKVPVLLVAGKKEAAERTISMRRLGSQAQTQLSLEEALKRLAEEATPPDMRG comes from the coding sequence ATGGTAGCGGTTACATTCCCCGACGAGGCGTCCCGTCAGTTCGAGGCTGGCGTTTCGGGCGTCGACATCGCCAAAAGCATCTCACCCTCTCTCGCCAAGCGCAGCGTCGCCATGACGCTCGACGGCGCGCTCGTCGACCTCGCAAGACCGATCGAGCGCGACGCTCGAATCGAATTCGTCACGCGCGAAGATCCGCGCGCGCTGGAACTCATCCGTCACGACGCCGCGCATGTGCTGGCGGAGGCGGTGCAGGAGCTCTATCCCGGCACGCAGGTGACGATCGGCCCGGTCATCGAGAACGGCTTCTATTACGATTTTTTCCGGGCGGAGCCGTTCACGCTCGAAGACCTGCCGGCGATCGAAAAGAAGATGCGCGAGATCGTCGCGCGCGACGCCAAGATCACGCGCGAAGTCTGGAACCGCGACGACGCCAAGCAGTGGTTTCTGACCAAGGGCGAGATTTTCAAGGGCGAACTCATCGACTCGATCAAGTCCGATGAGCCCTTGAGCGTCTATCGGCAGGGCCAGTGGCTCGACCTCTGTCGCGGCCCGCACATGCCCTCCGTGGGTAAGGTCGGCACGGCTTTCAAGCTGATGAAGGTCGCGGGCGCCTATTGGCGCGGCGATTCGACGAAGCCGATGCTGTCGCGCATCTATGGCACGGCCTGGACGACGCAGGAGGAGCTCGACGCCTATCTGCACCGGCTGGAGGAAGCCGAGCGGCGCGATCACCGCCGCCTGGGGCGCGAGATGGACCTCTTCCATTTTCAGGAGGAAGGCCCCGGCGCGATCTTCTGGCACCCGAAGGGCTGGGCGCTGTTCCAGAACGTCATCTCCTACATGCGCCGGCGCCTGAAGGCCGACTACCAGGAAGTCAACGCGCCGCTGCTCCTCGACAAGTCGCTGTGGGAGACTTCCGGCCACTGGGAATGGTTTCGCGAAAACATGTTCGTCTCAGCGCCCGCGCGCGAACAGACGGACGAAGATCGGCTGTACGCCATCAAGCCGATGAATTGTCCCGGCCATATCCAGATCTTCAAACATGGCCTGAAGTCTTATCGGGATCTGCCGCTGCGCATGGCCGAGTTCGGCGTCGTGCACCGCTATGAGCCGTCCGGCGCGCTGCATGGCCTGCTGCGCGTGCGCGCCTTCACGCAGGATGACGCGCATGTCTTCTGCACCGAAGCGCAGATGGCCGAAGAGTGCCTCAAGATCAACGATCTCATTCTCTCGACCTATGCCGATTTCGGCTTCGAGGAAGTGGTCGTGAAGCTTTCGACGCGTCCCGAAAAGCGCGTCGGCTCCGACGAGGCCTGGGACGAGGCTGAGGCGATCATGACGCGCGTATTGAGCGACATCGAAGCGGGCTCGGGAGGACGCATCAAGACGGGCATTAATCCGGGCGAGGGCGCGTTCTACGGCCCCAAGTTCGAATATACGTTGCGCGACGCGATCGGCCGCGAGTGGCAATGCGGCACGACGCAGGTCGACTTCAACCTGCCGTCGCGCTTCGGCGCCTATTACATCGGCCCGGACAGCGAGAAGAAGACGCCAGTGATGATCCATCGCGCGATCTTCGGCTCGCTCGAACGCTTCACCGGCATTCTGATCGAGCATTTCGCCGGACATCTGCCGCTGTGGCTGTCGCCGCTGCAGATCGTCATCTGCACGATCACGCAGGACGCCGACGACTACGCCTATGAGGTCGCCGCCGCGGCGCGAAAGCTCGGGCTCTCGGTCGAGGTCGACTCGCGCAACGAGAAGATCACCTACAAGGTGCGCGAACATTCGCTGGCGAAGGTTCCCGTGCTGCTCGTCGCCGGCAAGAAAGAGGCGGCCGAGCGCACGATCTCGATGCGCCGGCTGGGATCGCAGGCGCAGACGCAGCTTTCGCTCGAGGAGGCGTTAAAGCGGCTGGCGGAGGAAGCGACGCCGCCGGATATGCGGGGTTAA
- a CDS encoding flavoprotein, with product MTKKKVVTPRWGWALTGSGHFFTECLEMIRSLDHVDLFVSKAAAEVVRMYKHDLDLPETVRIFKDTTASAAPVGNFYYNFYHTLVLAPATSNTVAKCVAGISDNLATNVFAQAGKCRVPTIVFACDTAPELETRAPKGMVMVYPRRIDLQNTDALKSFEATQVVESLAALQEAVERRRREVEPQP from the coding sequence ATGACCAAAAAGAAAGTAGTCACGCCGCGCTGGGGTTGGGCGCTCACCGGATCTGGGCATTTCTTCACCGAATGTCTCGAGATGATCCGTTCGCTCGATCACGTCGATCTTTTCGTCAGCAAAGCGGCGGCGGAAGTCGTGCGCATGTATAAGCACGATCTCGATCTGCCAGAGACGGTTCGCATCTTTAAGGACACCACCGCGAGCGCCGCGCCGGTCGGGAATTTTTATTACAACTTTTACCACACGCTGGTTCTCGCGCCCGCGACGTCAAACACCGTTGCGAAATGCGTCGCCGGCATCTCGGACAATCTCGCGACGAATGTCTTCGCGCAGGCCGGCAAATGCCGCGTGCCGACGATCGTCTTCGCCTGCGACACCGCGCCCGAACTCGAGACGCGCGCGCCCAAGGGCATGGTGATGGTCTATCCGCGCCGCATCGATTTGCAGAACACCGACGCGCTCAAATCCTTCGAAGCGACGCAGGTCGTCGAGAGTCTCGCGGCGCTGCAGGAGGCGGTGGAGCGCCGCCGCCGCGAAGTCGAGCCGCAACCCTAA
- a CDS encoding alpha/beta fold hydrolase, with amino-acid sequence METFLSDGVEIAYVDFEPLTEDRGEPIVLVHGFASTHAVNWLFTQWIKTLTEDGRRVIVFDNRGHGRSAKLHDPAQYSLDLMAADIVHLLDHLSIPRADVMGYSLGGRIGTVLALTAPERVRSLILGGIGENLIENSGLPRGLAEAMEIERIEDIDDSTLKIFRGFAESTRSDLAALAACVRGARKSVEPASLARITAPVLICVGTRDDVAGDPLPLAEFFPNARVVDIPGRDHNRAVGDRIYKQAVLEFLDTRP; translated from the coding sequence ATGGAAACGTTCCTGTCGGATGGCGTCGAGATAGCCTATGTCGATTTCGAGCCTTTAACGGAAGATCGCGGCGAACCGATCGTCCTCGTGCATGGCTTCGCCTCGACCCATGCCGTGAACTGGCTGTTCACGCAGTGGATCAAGACGCTGACCGAAGACGGCCGCCGCGTCATTGTCTTTGACAACCGTGGCCATGGTCGCTCCGCCAAGCTTCACGATCCGGCGCAATATAGCCTCGACCTGATGGCCGCCGACATCGTGCATCTTCTCGACCATCTGTCGATCCCGCGCGCCGACGTCATGGGCTATTCGCTCGGCGGACGCATCGGCACGGTGCTGGCGCTGACGGCGCCCGAGCGCGTGCGCTCCTTGATCCTCGGCGGCATCGGCGAAAATCTCATCGAGAACTCCGGACTGCCGCGTGGCCTCGCCGAAGCCATGGAGATCGAGCGCATCGAGGACATTGACGATTCGACGCTCAAGATCTTCCGCGGCTTCGCCGAATCCACCCGCAGCGACCTCGCCGCCCTCGCCGCCTGCGTGCGCGGCGCCCGCAAGTCCGTCGAGCCAGCGTCGCTCGCGCGCATCACCGCGCCGGTGTTGATTTGCGTCGGCACGCGCGACGACGTCGCCGGCGACCCGCTCCCGCTGGCCGAGTTCTTCCCGAATGCTCGCGTGGTCGATATTCCCGGCCGCGACCACAACCGGGCCGTCGGCGACAGGATCTATAAGCAGGCGGTGCTGGAGTTCCTGGATACGCGGCCTTAA
- the rpmB gene encoding 50S ribosomal protein L28, producing the protein MSRRCELTGKGVQSGNLVSHSNRKTKTRFLPNLVNVTLASEALARSVRLRISAAALRSVEHRGGLDAFLAKAKTEELSQNARTLKREIEKKQAAASA; encoded by the coding sequence ATGTCCCGCCGTTGCGAGCTGACCGGAAAGGGCGTGCAGTCCGGCAATCTCGTCAGCCATTCCAATCGGAAGACGAAGACTCGGTTTCTGCCCAATCTCGTCAATGTGACGCTCGCCTCAGAGGCGCTGGCGCGTTCGGTGCGTCTGCGCATCTCCGCGGCGGCGCTGCGGTCGGTGGAGCATCGCGGCGGGCTTGACGCCTTCCTCGCGAAGGCGAAGACCGAAGAGCTGTCGCAGAACGCCCGAACGCTCAAGCGCGAAATCGAGAAGAAGCAGGCGGCCGCGAGCGCTTAA
- a CDS encoding hydantoinase/oxoprolinase family protein, whose product MAAVIGWDIGGAHVKAARADDGRLTAVVQIACAPHESVASLEQALRAARSALGEAERHRVTMTAELSDAFESRARGVVTIAAIAAREIGVPNILFYAGEHGFISRDEVGAHVDAVASANWRASAEFVARHCAEALFIDIGSTTTDLTPICAGRVAARGASDAERLAYGELAYAGFSRGAPQAYAARAPIAGRWTPLVNEAFASMADVRRVLGDLPEGETEADLSPTADGRPKTVSASRARLARLAGRDAAELSDAQWRAFALYLARAQLRAIEDQMALLESRDAIAGAAPIIGAGVGRRLAARLAHAQGRTFIDFADLIAASPDLAERAANCAPATALALLEVR is encoded by the coding sequence ATGGCGGCGGTCATCGGCTGGGATATTGGCGGCGCCCATGTCAAGGCGGCGCGCGCGGATGACGGGCGCCTCACGGCGGTTGTGCAGATCGCCTGCGCCCCCCACGAAAGCGTCGCCAGCCTGGAGCAGGCGCTACGCGCCGCGCGTTCGGCGCTCGGCGAGGCAGAGCGTCATCGTGTCACAATGACCGCGGAGCTCTCCGACGCCTTCGAAAGCAGGGCGCGCGGCGTCGTTACGATCGCCGCCATCGCCGCGCGTGAGATCGGCGTTCCTAACATTCTTTTTTACGCCGGCGAACACGGCTTCATCAGCCGCGACGAGGTCGGCGCCCATGTCGACGCCGTCGCTTCGGCCAATTGGCGCGCCTCGGCTGAATTCGTCGCGCGCCATTGCGCCGAGGCGCTGTTCATCGATATCGGATCGACGACGACCGACCTTACGCCGATTTGCGCCGGACGTGTCGCGGCGCGCGGGGCGAGCGACGCCGAGCGCCTCGCTTATGGCGAACTCGCCTATGCCGGATTTTCACGCGGCGCGCCTCAGGCCTATGCGGCGCGCGCGCCAATCGCCGGACGGTGGACGCCGCTCGTCAACGAGGCCTTCGCGTCGATGGCCGACGTAAGGCGCGTCCTCGGCGATCTTCCCGAAGGTGAAACCGAAGCCGACCTGTCGCCGACGGCGGACGGTCGCCCGAAGACCGTTTCGGCGTCCCGCGCGCGGCTGGCGCGTCTTGCCGGGCGTGACGCCGCCGAATTGAGCGATGCGCAATGGCGCGCCTTCGCGCTGTATCTTGCGCGCGCGCAATTGCGCGCCATCGAAGATCAGATGGCGCTGCTCGAATCGCGTGACGCGATTGCAGGAGCCGCGCCGATCATCGGCGCCGGCGTCGGCCGCAGACTCGCAGCGCGTCTGGCGCATGCGCAAGGCCGGACATTCATCGATTTCGCCGATCTGATCGCGGCGTCGCCGGATTTGGCCGAGAGGGCGGCGAATTGCGCGCCGGCTACGGCGCTCGCGCTGCTGGAAGTCCGGTAG
- a CDS encoding outer membrane beta-barrel protein, with the protein MNRNVFAMAAIIFLSTSQAICDDGATKPSASTPSWLDSLSIDGFLSGGVAVNFARPFNKINFGHLETDRANWPQFNQAILNVERPLDQKATGLDFGLGFIGMLGTDARYTQFLGQTEYLIHDRTQLSIVEANLQVHLPILTKGGVDVTIGQFMSYNGFEKLTSKDNVFYTRSYSSNFGPFVDTGIMSIVHATDWLDLYAGIVSGVDTSIGWPGDNNNSPSIHAGFGLNLLDGDLSILAITHSGPENPNVKDPLLVGWPDGVIGGVPAACACNPNNAWRMFNNLTATWNVTENLSFTSDISYFRESGWYPVSVFGSYFDALNALPNGFGLNTSLIPQHPRGANAYGIAQYATYKIDDSIKLGARVEFWRDAKNFFAAAYPGYFDSVNSEHGSPAPSVIVQPQGQGTSYLAITAGVTFSQKLTGLPYFSGLILRPEFRWEAAVNDAAPFFGPNGPKRTQGLFSMDVIAPFAIQ; encoded by the coding sequence ATGAACCGAAACGTCTTCGCGATGGCGGCGATCATTTTTCTTTCGACGTCGCAGGCCATTTGCGACGACGGGGCGACGAAGCCATCGGCGTCGACGCCAAGCTGGCTCGATAGCCTGTCGATCGACGGCTTCTTGTCGGGAGGCGTGGCCGTCAACTTCGCGCGTCCCTTTAACAAGATAAATTTCGGTCATCTTGAAACCGATCGCGCCAACTGGCCGCAATTCAATCAAGCGATACTGAACGTGGAGCGTCCTCTCGACCAGAAGGCGACCGGCCTGGACTTCGGGCTTGGCTTCATCGGAATGCTCGGCACAGACGCTCGTTACACGCAGTTCCTGGGCCAGACCGAATATCTCATTCACGATCGCACGCAGCTTTCGATCGTCGAGGCGAATCTCCAAGTCCACCTGCCAATTCTGACCAAGGGCGGCGTTGACGTCACTATCGGACAATTCATGAGCTATAATGGCTTCGAAAAGCTCACGTCGAAGGATAATGTTTTTTATACGCGCTCCTACAGCTCGAATTTCGGACCCTTCGTCGACACCGGCATCATGTCGATCGTCCATGCAACGGACTGGCTCGATCTATACGCCGGCATTGTCTCCGGTGTGGACACCTCAATCGGCTGGCCCGGCGACAATAATAATTCGCCCTCAATTCATGCCGGCTTTGGTCTCAACCTGCTCGATGGCGACCTTTCGATCCTCGCGATTACACATTCCGGACCAGAAAATCCGAATGTGAAAGACCCTTTGTTGGTGGGTTGGCCGGATGGCGTCATCGGCGGCGTTCCTGCGGCTTGCGCCTGCAATCCCAACAACGCCTGGCGGATGTTCAATAATTTGACGGCGACCTGGAATGTCACGGAAAACCTGAGCTTCACGTCGGACATCAGCTATTTTCGGGAGAGCGGCTGGTACCCCGTATCGGTTTTCGGATCCTATTTCGATGCGCTTAACGCTCTTCCGAACGGCTTCGGTTTGAATACTTCTCTCATCCCGCAACATCCTCGCGGAGCCAACGCATATGGGATCGCCCAATATGCGACGTACAAGATCGACGATTCGATCAAACTTGGCGCGCGCGTCGAATTTTGGCGCGACGCCAAAAATTTCTTCGCCGCCGCCTATCCGGGCTACTTCGACAGCGTCAACTCCGAACACGGCTCTCCCGCTCCATCGGTCATTGTGCAGCCGCAGGGACAAGGGACGAGCTATCTTGCGATCACCGCCGGAGTCACTTTTTCGCAAAAGCTGACGGGGCTTCCATATTTCTCAGGATTGATCCTGAGACCCGAATTTCGATGGGAGGCGGCGGTGAATGATGCGGCGCCCTTCTTCGGGCCGAACGGTCCAAAGCGCACGCAGGGCCTTTTCTCGATGGATGTGATCGCGCCATTCGCGATCCAATGA
- a CDS encoding NAD(P)-dependent methylenetetrahydromethanopterin dehydrogenase: MAKAILHMLSTLKHMSPFDVNMALDAGYDAAIPYTNVTLDEVTALVQDAMFSRAPSAALRTGIFFAGRDAVLALDMMDTAKKALLKPFEVSLFADPYGSFTTAGAMVACVEKILREKKQRELKGAKVVIYGATGVVGYSAAVISALEGAEVTVVGYSGLERVAKLADEMCKRFNIKVAPADGSSPEQVRELLRQHEIALCAARAGVQVLSKEDLAAAKDLLIAADVNAVPPLGVEGCGLHDNGVVVSPHGALGIGALAIGNVKYGTEAGLFKKMATSDVPLCLDFRHAFALARELV; this comes from the coding sequence ATGGCCAAAGCGATTCTGCACATGCTCAGCACGTTGAAGCATATGAGCCCCTTCGATGTGAACATGGCCCTCGACGCCGGCTATGACGCGGCGATTCCTTACACCAATGTCACGCTCGACGAAGTCACCGCGCTCGTGCAGGACGCGATGTTCTCGCGCGCGCCTTCGGCCGCGCTGCGCACCGGCATCTTTTTCGCCGGCCGCGACGCCGTGCTCGCGCTCGACATGATGGACACCGCAAAGAAAGCGCTGCTCAAGCCCTTCGAAGTGTCGCTCTTCGCCGATCCCTACGGCTCCTTCACCACCGCCGGCGCGATGGTCGCCTGCGTCGAAAAAATTCTGCGGGAGAAGAAGCAGCGCGAGCTCAAAGGCGCGAAAGTCGTCATCTACGGGGCGACGGGCGTTGTCGGCTATTCTGCCGCCGTGATCTCGGCGCTTGAAGGCGCAGAGGTCACCGTCGTCGGCTATAGCGGCCTCGAGCGCGTCGCCAAGCTCGCCGACGAAATGTGCAAGCGTTTCAACATCAAGGTGGCGCCTGCCGACGGCTCCTCTCCAGAACAAGTGCGGGAATTGCTGCGCCAGCATGAAATCGCGCTATGCGCGGCCCGCGCCGGCGTCCAGGTGCTGTCGAAGGAAGATCTCGCCGCGGCCAAGGATCTCTTGATCGCCGCCGACGTTAACGCCGTGCCGCCGCTTGGCGTTGAAGGCTGCGGTCTGCACGACAATGGCGTCGTGGTTTCGCCTCATGGCGCGCTGGGCATCGGCGCGCTGGCGATCGGCAACGTCAAATACGGCACGGAAGCTGGTCTCTTCAAGAAGATGGCGACGTCCGACGTGCCGCTTTGCCTCGACTTCCGTCACGCTTTCGCATTGGCCCGCGAACTCGTGTGA
- a CDS encoding DUF447 domain-containing protein, with protein MPLIHECVVTTLSPEGRPHIAPLGLIEEHGFWIAAPFRPSSTLFNLTHNPKATASFTDDARIFAGLVVGQRNWPLTDIEDWPAPRLSAALAHAELIVARVEEHESRPRFFCRVRRIESHRAFLGMNRARAAVLEAAILATRLDMLPREKIESELAYLQIAIDKTAGEAEREAWNMVMEKIDAYKERAEKRASR; from the coding sequence ATGCCCCTGATACATGAATGCGTCGTCACGACGCTGTCGCCGGAAGGTCGACCGCATATCGCGCCGCTCGGATTGATCGAGGAACACGGCTTCTGGATCGCCGCGCCGTTTCGTCCCTCCTCGACCCTGTTCAATCTCACGCATAATCCCAAAGCGACGGCGAGCTTTACCGACGACGCCCGAATTTTTGCCGGACTCGTCGTCGGCCAACGCAACTGGCCGCTCACCGACATCGAAGACTGGCCGGCGCCGCGCCTTTCCGCCGCGCTGGCGCACGCCGAACTCATTGTCGCACGCGTCGAGGAGCATGAATCGCGGCCGCGCTTCTTCTGCAGAGTGAGGCGGATTGAATCGCATCGCGCCTTTCTCGGCATGAACCGGGCGCGCGCCGCCGTGCTGGAAGCGGCGATTCTCGCGACGCGGCTCGACATGCTGCCACGCGAGAAGATCGAGAGCGAACTCGCCTATCTGCAGATCGCCATCGACAAAACCGCCGGCGAGGCCGAGCGCGAAGCCTGGAACATGGTGATGGAAAAAATTGACGCGTATAAGGAGAGAGCGGAAAAGCGCGCGTCGCGTTAG
- the fae gene encoding formaldehyde-activating enzyme: MALINKMLVGESLVGDGNEVAHIDLIMGPRGSAAELAFANALVNNKDGFTTLLAVVAPNLLCKPNTILFNKVTIKGAKQAVQMFGPAQHGVAKAVADSVAEGVIPVDEADDIFIAVGVFIHWDASDDKKIQDYNYTATKEAIARAVKGEPKASEVVAKRNEAKHPFAPN, encoded by the coding sequence ATGGCTTTGATCAACAAAATGCTGGTCGGCGAGTCGCTGGTCGGCGACGGCAATGAAGTTGCGCATATCGATCTGATCATGGGTCCGCGCGGCTCGGCGGCCGAGCTCGCCTTCGCCAATGCGCTCGTCAACAACAAGGACGGCTTCACGACGCTGCTCGCGGTCGTCGCGCCGAACCTGCTGTGCAAGCCCAACACGATCCTCTTCAACAAGGTGACGATCAAGGGCGCCAAGCAGGCCGTGCAGATGTTCGGCCCGGCGCAGCATGGCGTCGCCAAGGCGGTTGCGGATTCGGTCGCCGAGGGCGTGATCCCGGTCGACGAAGCCGACGACATCTTTATTGCGGTCGGCGTGTTCATTCATTGGGACGCTTCGGACGACAAGAAGATCCAGGACTATAATTATACCGCAACGAAGGAAGCGATCGCGCGCGCCGTCAAGGGCGAGCCGAAGGCTTCGGAAGTCGTCGCCAAGCGCAACGAAGCCAAGCACCCCTTCGCGCCGAACTGA